A portion of the Candidatus Tumulicola sp. genome contains these proteins:
- the gntA gene encoding guanitoxin biosynthesis heme-dependent pre-guanitoxin N-hydroxylase GntA codes for MNADTPLDEYTISSPFVSAAARRFSNYSAFENDTLTRLIDRREPSPRARITDASLRAFVQSDNCSCVAAKAAVTAGGYRFGYYPGFAPSEAIEGVARDLAAFVAERPSIHSRYATFVATFEELSCGDERWFERNLWRILQRLHELDARHNPYNASVASDPANPQFSFSFAGTAFFIVGMHPNASRTSRRFFMPALAFNSHDQFDTARQTGDFDRIVTAVRKRELTLQGSLNPELREFGTRSEARQYAGRATEDDWKCPFRPQQHS; via the coding sequence GTGAACGCCGATACTCCGCTCGACGAATACACTATATCCTCACCGTTCGTATCGGCGGCAGCGCGCAGGTTCAGCAACTACAGCGCCTTCGAAAACGACACGCTCACGCGGCTGATCGATCGACGCGAGCCATCGCCTCGCGCTCGCATTACCGATGCATCGCTGCGCGCGTTCGTACAAAGCGACAACTGCTCGTGCGTGGCTGCAAAGGCCGCCGTAACTGCCGGCGGTTACCGCTTCGGCTATTATCCCGGCTTCGCACCCTCCGAAGCGATAGAAGGCGTCGCAAGAGACCTCGCGGCCTTCGTGGCCGAGCGCCCGTCCATACACTCACGCTACGCCACATTTGTCGCCACGTTCGAGGAACTCAGCTGCGGCGACGAACGCTGGTTCGAACGCAATCTCTGGCGCATTCTACAACGTCTCCACGAACTCGACGCGCGCCACAATCCGTACAACGCGTCCGTAGCCAGCGATCCCGCAAACCCACAATTCTCATTCAGCTTCGCAGGAACCGCATTTTTTATCGTCGGCATGCATCCTAACGCGTCTCGCACGTCGCGACGGTTCTTCATGCCGGCCCTCGCGTTCAACTCGCACGACCAGTTCGACACCGCCCGACAAACGGGAGACTTCGATCGCATCGTAACGGCCGTTCGCAAACGCGAACTCACGCTGCAAGGATCGCTAAATCCCGAACTTCGCGAATTCGGAACCCGCAGTGAGGCGCGCCAGTACGCAGGCCGCGCGACGGAGGATGACTGGAAATGCCCGTTTCGTCCCCAACAACACTCCTAG